The Polaribacter sp. KT25b genome contains the following window.
TTTAAATCGATATTATTTGCATTTACTCTTGTATAAGCTTGCGAACCATCAGGATTTAACATTGGCACAAAAACCAATGTACATTCTTCTAAAATGGTTTTTAATTCTTGATTATTACAATTAGAAAAACAATTAAATAAATCAAATAACGCTTTTGTTCCTGTGCTTTCATTTCCGTGCATTTGAGACCATAATAAAATTCTCTTCTTACCAAAACCTATTTTTAGTTTATAGATTGGTCTTTGTTGTTCAGAAAATCCTAGTTGAGTAATTTCAAAAGCATCTTGATGTTTTAAAAATAGCTTTTCGATATTTTTAAAAGTTATCCATTTACCAGAAAGCGATATTTCTTTTTGGTCTTTAAAAATTTTCTTTACTACTACTGATGATAATATTTGCACGTGTATATTCTATTTAGAAACGCAAATTTACAACATTGAAAATAAGCAGCCAATTGTAATGTTACAATTGTAAATTAGCAAGATATTACAATTGTAAATAAAGTTTTTAGAAAGTATATTTACTTTTGTAAACTTAATTGATTTTTAGTTTTTATAAAACACCCTACAAACCTTTGATGTAAACCACATACAACTAAAATTAAACTCAATATCGTGATAATCATATAAATATGTAATTTATATAAAGTTATAGTTCAACTAAAATACTCTACTTTTAAAACAATCTATTTATTATATTTTGCTGTTTACAAAGTTTAATTTACATTTGTAATACAAACAAATGTTACAATGATAAACAGTTTAGAATTTACAACTAGGATTAAAAAAGTGATGGAATTTCATGATTTATCGGCTTCTTTATTCGCAGATAAAATAGGAGTTCAGCGTTCAAGTATATCTCATATTCTATCAGGAAGAAACAAACCAAGTTTAGATTTTGTTTTAAAAATCACCTCCGAATTTAAGGATGTAGATATTCATTGGTTGTTAAACGGAATAGGTTCTTTTCCTAAAAATGAAAAAACTGTAACCCAAACTTCCACTCCAACTTTGTTCGCAAATAACTCAAATGATGGAAAACGAATTCAAAGAATTGTGGTTTTTTATGCTGATGGAACTTTTGAAGAATATCAGAAATAATATAAAATTGAAGAAAAGAATTAAAATGATTTTTTCATTTTTGTATTCAATTTATTTAAATAGCATATTTTAGTACCTATGAATAAAATTGATATTCGAACCGTAAATGTTACGCAATATTTACAACCTTTAAGAGAAGGTGGTTCTTTGCCCGCAATTGTAAAAGCAGATGATGGATTTTTATATGTGCTAAAATTTAGAGGTGCAGGTCAAGGCAAGAAAGCATTGATATCAGAATTTATTGGTGGCGAATTGGCAAGAGCAATTGGTTTAAATGTTCCGGAGTTGGTTTTTATGAATCTTGATGATTCTTTTAGTAAAACAGAACCCGATGAAGAAATTCAAGACTTATTAAAATTTAGCGTAGGTTTAAATTTAGGATTGCATTTTTTATCAAGCTCAATAACATACGATCCTTTGGTTTCTGATGTTGATTCTTTAACAGCTTCTAAAGTTGTAATTTTAGATAGTCTGATTAGTAATATTGACAGAACTGCAAAAAACACCAATTTGCTAAATTGGAACAAAGAACTTTGGGTAATTGATAATGGTGCAAGTTTGTACTTTCATCATCATTGGGAAACTTGGGAAAATCATTTATCAAGAACTTTCCCTTTGATAAAAGATCATGTACTTCTACCAAAAGCAACTTCTTTACAAGAAGCTTTATCAGAAATAAAAAAAATTATAAATACTGATGTAATAAAAGAAATTGTTGCGAACATTCCTGAAGATTGGTTAGAAAGTGAAGGCGATTTTTTAAATGCTGATGAAATGAGAGCTGCATATATTTCTTTTTTAAATGCAAAATTATCGATGATTGATACATTAGTTAAAGAAGCGGAAGATGCAAGATAAAGTAACATTTGAATATGCCATCATCAGATTTGTACCAAAAGTAGAACGCGAAGAATTCTTTAATATTGGTGTGCTCCTTTTTTCGAAAAGGAAAAAATTTTTAGGTATAAAATTTGAAATCAATCCAAATAAATTAAAAGTTTTTGCATCAGAAATTGAATTGGAAACTTTAAACAATTATTTAAACGCTTGGAAATTAATTTGTGAAGGAAAAGCTGCTGGAGGCAAAATTGGCGAATTAGAAATATCCGATCGTTTTAGATGGTTAGCTGCTTGCAGAAGTACAATTATTCAGAGTTCTAAAACACATCCTGGATTGTGCGAAAATCCTGAAAAAGAATTACAAGATATTTTCGAAAAATATGTTTTGTAAATTTAATTTATTACTTGAAAAATAATTACACTACCAATTTATACAATTACAACTAATTTCAAAAAAAAGCAGGTTTTTAATTAAACCAAATTAATAAATTAAAGTCTATAAAATAGATATTTAAATAAAATCTCCTCATGGCAAAAAGAAAAACTCCGTTTTCATTTCAAGTAAGAATTATTCACAGATATTTAGGGTATTTTTTATCAGGAATTATGTTTGTGTATGCTTTAAGCGGAATTATAATGATTTATAGAGATACAGACTTCTTAAAAACAGAAGTAATTACTGAACAAAAATTGGAAACCAATTTAACTGCAAATCAAGTAAAACCTATATTTAAAAAGAGAGCAAAAGTTATAAAGAAAGAAGGTGATATTATTTATTTTAATAATGGAACTTACAACCAAACAACAGGTATTGCATCAGTAAAAAAACAAGAATTACCATTTATACTTGATAGAATGGAACATTTGCATAAAGCAAACACAAATAGTCCGCTTTATTTTTTAAACATCTTTTTTGGTGTTTCCTTATTATTTTTTGTGTTATCTGCTTTTTGGATGTACACAC
Protein-coding sequences here:
- a CDS encoding helix-turn-helix domain-containing protein, whose amino-acid sequence is MINSLEFTTRIKKVMEFHDLSASLFADKIGVQRSSISHILSGRNKPSLDFVLKITSEFKDVDIHWLLNGIGSFPKNEKTVTQTSTPTLFANNSNDGKRIQRIVVFYADGTFEEYQK
- a CDS encoding DUF3037 domain-containing protein; this encodes MQDKVTFEYAIIRFVPKVEREEFFNIGVLLFSKRKKFLGIKFEINPNKLKVFASEIELETLNNYLNAWKLICEGKAAGGKIGELEISDRFRWLAACRSTIIQSSKTHPGLCENPEKELQDIFEKYVL
- a CDS encoding HipA family kinase; this encodes MNKIDIRTVNVTQYLQPLREGGSLPAIVKADDGFLYVLKFRGAGQGKKALISEFIGGELARAIGLNVPELVFMNLDDSFSKTEPDEEIQDLLKFSVGLNLGLHFLSSSITYDPLVSDVDSLTASKVVILDSLISNIDRTAKNTNLLNWNKELWVIDNGASLYFHHHWETWENHLSRTFPLIKDHVLLPKATSLQEALSEIKKIINTDVIKEIVANIPEDWLESEGDFLNADEMRAAYISFLNAKLSMIDTLVKEAEDAR